A window of the Tunturibacter empetritectus genome harbors these coding sequences:
- a CDS encoding GNAT family N-acetyltransferase → MIEEIELKEYRPGDLDAMYSLDQECFSPAFRFDRESMRAFAEEPDAIVRIALLASGKIIGFVIVHIEPVAGKQRAYVVTLDVAEQYRRHGLAQRLLSQAEEHAAAAGAQWMELHVFTGNDGAIRFYESSGYGRVSVSRRFYGRAGLDAFVYRKNL, encoded by the coding sequence ATGATCGAAGAGATTGAACTAAAGGAGTATCGGCCAGGTGATCTCGATGCGATGTATTCGCTGGATCAAGAGTGCTTTTCGCCAGCGTTTCGGTTTGATCGAGAGTCAATGCGCGCGTTCGCCGAGGAGCCGGATGCGATCGTTCGCATCGCACTCCTGGCAAGTGGGAAGATCATCGGTTTTGTGATCGTTCACATAGAGCCTGTAGCTGGAAAACAGCGAGCGTATGTTGTGACGTTGGATGTTGCAGAACAATACAGAAGGCACGGCCTGGCTCAGAGGCTTTTGTCACAGGCTGAAGAACACGCAGCCGCTGCCGGAGCGCAGTGGATGGAGCTACATGTGTTCACAGGCAACGACGGCGCGATCCGGTTTTATGAGAGTTCAGGATACGGACGAGTGAGTGTTAGCCGCAGGTTCTATGGCAGAGCCGGGCTGGATGCTTTTGTGTATCGCAAGAATCTGTAG
- the murA gene encoding UDP-N-acetylglucosamine 1-carboxyvinyltransferase, with the protein MDKFVIRGGNPLLGTIKVSGAKNSALPCMAAAILTEDEVILENIPQVNDIETERKLLTSMGAEVELGYGRAQHRTRIKCAILSDPVAKYEIVKTMRASSLVLGPLIARTGIARVAMPGGCAIGGRPIDLHINGLEAMGATITQDHGYLEARADRLKGAHIVFDKITVTGTEDLLMAATLAEGESIFENCAREPEVTDLAALLIAMGAKIEGAGTGTIRIQGVSKLHGARHRINPDRIEAGTFLIAGAITGGDLNVDCCEPKHLGALITKLEQCGVKIDVGTDHVRVRSGGELKAADITTEEYPGFPTDMQAQYMALATQAEGTSTVIENIFENRYMHVQELIRMGANITISGRTATVRGKTPLQSAAVMCSDLRASASLVLAALVADGETILDRIYHLDRGYEHFEEKLRGVGAQIRRMGDVFGRK; encoded by the coding sequence ATGGACAAGTTCGTAATACGCGGCGGCAATCCCCTTCTCGGCACCATCAAAGTGTCCGGAGCAAAAAACTCCGCTCTCCCCTGCATGGCCGCCGCCATTCTGACCGAAGACGAGGTAATCCTCGAAAACATTCCTCAGGTCAACGACATCGAAACTGAGCGCAAGCTCTTAACCAGCATGGGTGCTGAGGTGGAACTAGGTTATGGCCGCGCCCAGCATCGCACCCGCATCAAGTGCGCCATCCTGTCCGACCCCGTCGCAAAGTACGAGATCGTCAAGACCATGCGCGCCAGTTCTCTGGTGTTGGGGCCTCTTATTGCGCGCACCGGCATAGCACGCGTTGCCATGCCCGGAGGCTGCGCCATCGGCGGCCGCCCCATCGACCTCCACATCAACGGTCTCGAAGCCATGGGCGCTACGATCACCCAGGATCACGGCTACCTGGAAGCCCGTGCCGATCGGCTGAAGGGCGCTCACATCGTCTTCGACAAGATCACGGTCACCGGCACCGAAGACCTGTTGATGGCCGCGACTCTCGCCGAAGGAGAGTCCATCTTCGAGAACTGCGCGCGTGAGCCAGAAGTCACCGATCTTGCAGCCCTGCTCATTGCCATGGGAGCAAAGATCGAAGGCGCAGGCACCGGCACGATCCGCATTCAGGGCGTCTCCAAACTCCACGGCGCACGCCATCGCATCAACCCAGACCGCATCGAGGCCGGCACCTTCCTCATCGCGGGAGCCATCACAGGCGGCGACCTCAACGTCGACTGCTGCGAACCCAAACACCTCGGCGCGCTCATCACCAAGCTGGAACAGTGCGGCGTCAAGATCGACGTCGGCACCGACCACGTTCGCGTGCGCTCCGGTGGAGAACTTAAAGCTGCCGATATCACTACAGAAGAGTACCCAGGCTTCCCTACCGATATGCAGGCTCAGTACATGGCGCTCGCCACCCAGGCCGAAGGCACCAGCACCGTGATCGAAAACATCTTCGAAAACCGCTACATGCATGTACAGGAGCTCATTCGCATGGGCGCGAACATCACCATCTCCGGCCGCACCGCGACTGTGCGTGGCAAGACGCCTCTGCAATCAGCTGCTGTCATGTGCTCGGACCTTCGCGCCTCCGCCTCCCTTGTACTTGCTGCATTGGTGGCCGATGGCGAAACCATCCTGGACCGTATCTATCACCTCGACCGAGGCTACGAGCACTTCGAAGAGAAGCTTCGCGGCGTCGGCGCTCAGATCCGCCGTATGGGAGATGTCTTCGGGAGAAAGTAA